A section of the Triticum dicoccoides isolate Atlit2015 ecotype Zavitan chromosome 7A, WEW_v2.0, whole genome shotgun sequence genome encodes:
- the LOC119330884 gene encoding ABC transporter F family member 1-like, with amino-acid sequence MVSDASKKKAAQKKAAAAAKRGAKSSAAASSSSASSAADKAANGIAALNLSDRTCTGVLASHPLSRDIHIESLSLTFHGHDLIVDSELELNYGRRYGLLGLNGCGKSTLLTAIGCRELPIPEHMDIHHLTREIEASDMSALQAVICCDEERVKLEKEAEILAAQDDGGGEALDLVYERLEAMDASTAEKRAAEILFGLGFDKQMQAKPTRDFSGGWRMRIALARALFMNPTILLLDEPTNHLDLEACVWLEEKLKNFERILVVISHSQDFLNGVCTNIIHMQNKTLKLYTGNYDQYVQTRSELEENQMKQYKWEQEQIANMKEYIARFGHGSAKLARQAQSKEKTLAKMERGGLAEKVVNDRILVFRFTDVGKLPPPVLQFADVTFGYTPDNLIYKNLDFGVDLDSRVALVGPNGAGKSTLLKLMTGDLSPLDGMVRRHNHLRIAQFHQHLTEKLDLDMPALQYMMREYPGNEEEKMRAAIGKFGLSGKAQVMPMKNLSDGQKARVIFAWLAFRQPQMLLLDEPTNHLDIETIDSLAEALKEWDGGLVLVSHDFRLINQVAQEIWVCENQAVTRWEGDIMDFKQHLKKRAGL; translated from the exons ATGGTGTCCGATGCCAGCAAGAAGAAAGCCGCGcagaagaaggccgccgccgccgcaaagaGGGGAGCCAAGTCCAGCGCCGCTgcctcgtcctcgtcggcgtcgtcaGCGGCCGATAAGGCCGCCAATGGCATAGCGGCCCTTAACTTATCCGATCGGACATGTACCGGGGTCCTGGCTTCGCATCCGCTCTCCCGTGATATCCAC ATTGAGTCCCTTTCATTAACATTTCATGGACATGACCTTATTGTGGATTCAGAATTGGAGCTTAACTACGGGAG GCGGTATGGTTTGCTCGGCTTAAATGGTTGTGGGAAATCTACCCTTCTCACCGCAATAGGCTGCAGGGAACTCCCCATTCCTGAACACATGGACATACATCATCTTACTCGTGAGATTGAGGCTTCTGACATGTCTGCGCTGCAAGCTGTTATCTGTTGTGATGAAGAAAGAGTGAAGTTGGAAAAGGAAGCTGAAATTTTGGCTGCACAG GATGATGGTGGCGGTGAAGCTTTGGATCTTGTATATGAGCGGTTAGAAGCAATGGATGCATCAACTGCTGAAAAGCGTGCTGCTGAGATATTGTTTGGTCTAGGTTTTGACAAGCAAATGCAAGCAAAGCCAACACGAGATTTTTCTGGGGGTTGGCGTATGAGGATTGCATTGGCAAGGGCGCTGTTCATGAACCCGACCATCCTTTTGCTTGATGAGCCAACCAACCATCTTG ATCTCGAGGCTTGTGTCTGGCTGGAAGAGAAATTAAAGAATTTTGAGCGTATACTTGTTGTTATCTCGCATTCCCAAGATTTTCTAAATGGAGTGTGCACTAACATCATCCACATGCAGAACAAGACCCTCAAGTTATATACTGGAAATTATGACCAGTATGTTCAAACTCGCTCTGAGCTTGAAGAGAATCAAATGAAGCAGTACAAATGGGAACAGGAACAGATAGCTAATATGAAGGAGTACATTGCACGATTTGGTCATGGATCTGCGAAGCTTGCTCGTCAGGCTCAGAGCAAAGAGAAGACTCTTGCAAAGATGGAGCGTGGTGGTCTTGCTGAGAAGGTTGTCAATGACAGGATTCTTGTATTCCGCTTTACAGATGTTGGCAAACTCCCACCACCAGTGCTGCAGTTTGCTGATGTCACATTTGGTTACACTCCGGATAATCTCATCTACAAGAACCTTGACTTCGGTGTTGACCTTGACTCGAGAGTTGCACTGGTCGGTCCCAATGGGGCTGGTAAGAGCACACTTCTGAAGCTCATGACAGGTGACCTATCTCCGTTGGATGGCATGGTCAGACGCCACAACCACCTACGCATTGCACAATTCCATCAACATCTCACTGAGAAGCTGGACCTGGACATGCCGGCCCTGCAGTACATGATGAGGGAGTACCCTGGGAATGAAGAGGAGAAGATGAGAGCTGCAATTGGCAAGTTTGGCCTGTCAGGAAAGGCACAGGTGATGCCAATGAAAAACCTGTCTGATGGGCAGAAGGCCCGTGTCATTTTTGCTTGGCTAGCATTTAGGCAGCCACAGATGCTGTTGCTTGATGAGCCGACAAATCATCTTGACATTGAGACCATTGACTCACTTGCTGAGGCACTGAAGGAATGGGACGGGGGCTTGGTCCTGGTGAGCCATGACTTCAGGCTGATCAATCAGGTTGCTCAAGAGATCTGGGTCTGTGAGAACCAGGCGGTGACTAGGTGGGAAGGCGATATCATGGATTTCAAGCAACACTTGAAGAAAAGGGCTGGTCTCTAG